A window of Streptomyces sp. NBC_01224 genomic DNA:
CGACCAGGAGCAGCAGGGGGAGGAAGCCCAGATACTCGATGGCGACCTGGCCGCGGTCGCGGCGGGGGGTGTCGGTGGTGGTAGCGGCCGTCCGGCCGGGTGTGTGCGTGCGCTTGCTCATCGCTCAGCCCTCCAGCGGGAATGCGGCGTTGCCTTCGACGCGGAACGGCCAGTTGAGTACACCGGGCACCAGGACGGGCACCTGCAGCTTGACCTCGGCCTTGTACATGCCGGACCTGGAACGGCACGTCGTCTGCTTCATCGACTTCCGCCAGGCCTTCGGCAGGTGCTCCTTGGCCGCTTGCCGGCATTCCTGCACCCGCAGGCCCTCCGTGATGGCCCCCTGGTGCGCCGCCTTGTCCGCCGCGTTCCCCGCCAGGCTGAACGTGTATCCGATCAGCGCGCACTGCCAGAGCGCGACCGCCAGCAGGATGATCAGCGGTGTGACGCCCAGGAATTCGATCGCGGTCTGGCCGCGGTCACGCCTGCGGCCGAGCATCCGGCCATGCACCGAGCCCCGCACCCGGCCTCGCGCCGGGGACGGATCACCGTAACGCCTTCCCCGTATCTCCGTGTCTGTCGTCTCGGTAAGTGCCATTGGTCAACTTGCCCCCTTGGTCGTCGCCCGGTTCCGGGCGTCGCCGTCGCGTCGGCCGACGCGTGGGCGCCCGATCGAGCCCCGGTCGTTCTTGAACATTCCGCCGCTCTTCGCGCCGCTCTTCTCCGCCTTCTCAGGAACCTTCACGATGCCCAGCTCGCCCGCAAGGGCCCAGAGGGCCTGTTTGACGGTGCTCTTGGAATCGAGTTCGTGCAGCCGGCCCGCGTCGACGACGCTCTGGAGTTCCTTGAAGTTCGCGGGAACGGCCGTGTTGGCCGTCCGGGTTCCGGTGATCTTCTCGATCAGCTGCGGCTGGATCTCGGTGTTGCGGATGAACCGGTTGACGACGGTGACCGTCTCCTCCGCCTTGCGGATCTGGAGCCGCTCCCACATCCGTACGAGGCGCTTGGCACCGCGCACCGCGATCACATCCGGTGTGGTGACCAGCAGCGCCGAGTCGGCCATCTCGATGGCCGCGGCACTGGCTCCCTGCAGTTGGCTGCCGCAGTCGATGACCACGACCTCGTAGCGCGAACGCAGGGCGCTGACGATCTGCCGGGCCGATCGGTCGCTGACCTCCTCGGCGCTCTCGCCCTCACCGGGCGCCAGGAGCAGCGCGAGGCCGGAGCCGTGGGTGAACACGGCGTCGGACAGGACACGCGGCGAGATGTCGGTGATGGTCGACAGGTCGACGATGGAACGTCGGAACTGCACATCGAGGTACGAGCCGATGTCGCCGGCCTGGAGGTCCATGTCGACGAGGGCCACGGTACGTCCGGACGCCTGGGCCGCCAGGGCGAGTTGTACGGCGGTGACGGTGGCGCCGACCCCGCCCTTTGCGCCGCTGACCGTGATGACCGTGCCGCCGGGGCCGGTGAAGACATCGGCTCCGGTGCTCAGGTGGCGGCGGACGCCGACGGACCACTGGGCGGCGGACTGGATCCGGTTGGCCAGTTCCTCGTAACTCAGGGGCAGGGTGATGACACCGCGTGCCCCCGACTCCATCGCGGACGCGAACAGACCGGGGGTGACATCGGCGGTGATCAGCACGACCCCGATGGCGGGGAAGCGCAGGGAGACCTCCCGGATCAGTTCCAGTGCCGGCACCGGGCCGATCCGCTCGTGGACCACCACCACCTCGGGCAGTTCGTCGAGCGATTCGCCCGCGAGCCGGGCGAGGGTGTCGATGAGCTGCGTCGAGTCGCCGACGGGAGCAGCCGGTTCCGCGTCGGGGAGCTGACTGAGCAGGGTGGTGACGGATCTGGCCGCGTCGACGTCACCGACGGCCGGGAGGATCCTGGTGGTCATTCGATCCTCACTTGTCCTTGTTGAGCGTGTAGGTGCGATCGCCAGGCCTGATGGTGCTGTCGCTGCCGGAGGCCAGGAGCGCAAGGCGTACGTGCTCCGCGAAGGACTCGGCGTAGGCGATGCGCTGGGTGTCGAGCGTGTTGAGCGCGAAGGTGATCGGGACGGCCTCGGTGCCCATGTTGGACTTGCCGTCGCGGCTCGGCTCCAGGGCGGTCAGCTTGCCGACGTCCAGCACCTTGGCGTTGGAGACGATGACCTTCGACTGGGAGGGGTCGCCGTCGCGCTCACCGGCGAAGGTGGCGTAGATGTTGACCGTGGCACCGGGGGTGATCTTGCCCGCGACGCCGGTCGCGGCGTCGATCATGATGGCGATCTCCTGCTCCCCGGGCTGCAGTTCGGGGCGCTTCTGCATCATGTCGGACTGGAGCAGCGAGCCCTTGCGCAGTTGGGTGACGGCAATCTTGCCGTTCACCTCGGAGAGGTCGGTCACCGCGTTGGTGGAGAGCCAGCGCTTCGGCATCGAGATCTTCTCGAACTGGCCGGACGACAGGGCGGTATAGGGCGCTACGTCGGACCTCAGCTGGTAGGCCGAGACCTCGGGGCCGACCTTGGTGTTGACATCGCTGATCACCGAGAGCACGCCGGCGAAGGCGCCGAAGGCGCACAGAACCGACAAAAGCAGGAGTATCACGCCGCGGCGCTGGCGGGAGTTCATGGGCCGGACAACCTCGTTCGAATCGGATGCGTGGGGCAGCGGACAGAAGGGCGTCTACGGAGGAAAGCGGAAGCGCTAGGACTGCGGTGGTGCGGGCGCTCCATGGCTGAGGACACCGGCAGGGTGCATTCGGCTCTCAGCTGCGGGTAGCGGGGAGGAGCAGAACCCGCAGCGGTCACCGATGAGGTCCATTCCGCACCAGTGGCAGTTCTCGCGACGTACGGAGGACACCAGTTGGTACAGGGTGGAGATGTCTGGAAGATAGGCAGCGAATTCAACCAGTTTCCCGGTTCCCCACCATGCCGGGGATTCGGAAGGAAGCGCGGCCTCGTGAATGGACTGGACCTGCCACGCGGGTGCCAGGGTCTGCTTCACCCACTCGGACTGCGACTGCCCTTTGGCGATCAAGAGATCCGTGGCGAATTCCGGGCCGGTCGGTGGGTCCGCCTTCGGGCCGACCTTGACGAGCTGCGGGTCCGGCCCCGCGACCACGGCGAACTGGGAGCCCGGCACCCAGGACTTGGCGTGCGTCCTGAGGTCGACCGGGACCCGGTCGAACTTGGTGACGGAGTTCAGCAGGGCGCCCGCGTGGATGTAGTGGGACAGCAGCCGGGCGGCGGAGGCGACCACTCCCGGGCTGAAGTCACAGATGGACAACTGGCGGAGCTGCCTTACGAGTACGGCGACGCCCAAGGGGGGGAGGTCCACCTTGAGCAGGGCGATGCGGTCGCTCTCCAGAACGGACCGTACGGAGTAGAGCCGGCGTTCATGGGCGGGCGCGATGCCGGTCGGGTAGACGGCGACGACGTAGCCGTGCTGTTCGAGCAGCACATGCATGTCACCGATGGCCATCTCCAACGCCTGGGCGTCGGGAGCCTGCAGCAGGGCTGCTGTCGGTGTCTGCTGGTCGGTCGGAGGTAGTACCAAATCAGCACTGGTCACTGCTATTGCGGTCGGCACGCTGTTCCCCGTTTCGGCTCCGGCCAAACGACGGTCATGACGTCGGCCGCAATCGCTCCTGCTCCGCGGTTCTGCCTCAGCACTTTATCCACGTCCTACCTGGCAGAGAACACTTTTCGGAGGTCAGTACGACAACCTGTGCGAGCCGCCTGCACAACATCTCCATGCTAAATCGGATCAAATCGAAAATCGTTAACTCCTGTACCACTGCGGAGTGTTACGAATCCACCTTCCGATTACCTGCGGCCCGAAATTCATCTCCGCACGTCAGGCCGGATGCGAAACCTGCCACACAGGGCTCCGGCGGTGGCGGATCGTCACCGTCCGGGCATCTGAGCCGCATCACCCGCACGGGGGGCGAGCATGCTCAACAAATCGTCAATTCTTCGGCGGCCCACGGCCGTTGCGGAACCCCTGAACGGTCGTTCACGGGTGGCCGACGGGGCGGCCTCGGAGCGCCCGGCGAGCACGGACCGAACGGTCGGCAGCGCCAGAGGTCTTGACAACTCGATTGGTCTGGACCAACTTATCGGCCAGCGGTGACCACCGTCGTTCAACTGCACTCCCCCTTCATCTCCACGCCACCCCCCGGACAGCCCGGGTACCGCCGGTCGACCCCGCCGGCTCGTCCCAGGTACCCGGCCCGGCATCCCCAACTCCCCCACGGAGGCAGCAAGTGGAACCTTCCCCCGTCAGCGGCCACAGAATCCGCAGGCGCCACAGCCGGCCGCTCCTCGGCGGAGCCATGGCCGTCCTCGCAGCCGGCGCGCTGACCGCCACCGGTCTCGTCGGCAACGCCGAGGCCGCCGATGTCAACGTCGCCAAGAACGCGGGCTTCGAGTCGGGGCTCGCCAACTGGACCTGTTCCGGTGGCAGCGGCACCACCGTCTCCTCCCCCGTGCACGGTGGCACCGCCGCCCTCAAGGCCACCCCGGCCGGCCAGGACAACGCGAAGTGCACCCAGGCCGTGGCCGTGAAGCCCGACTCGACGTACACGCTCAGCTCCTGGGTGCAGGGCGGGTACGCGTACCTCGGCGCGAGCGGTACCGGAACCACCGACGTATCGACCTGGTCCCCCGGCTCCAGCAGCTGGACCCAGCTCACCACCAGCTTCAAGACCGGCCCGAGCACCACCTCGGTCACGGTGTACACGCACGGCTGGTACGGGCAGGCCGCCTACCTGGCGGACGACATCTCGGTCAGCGGCCCCGACGGCGGTGGCGGCACCGACCCCACTCCGGAGATCCCCGCGGCGCCCGCCGGTCTCACCGTCGGCGCGACCACGCCCTCGTCCATCGCCCTGTCCTGGAACGCGGTGTCCGGCGCGACCGGCTACACCGTCTACAAGGACGGCGCGAAGGCCACCACGGCCACCGGGACCTCCGCCACGATCACGGGTCTGACCGCCGACACGGCGTACCAGTTCGCGGTGAGCGCCACCAACGCGGCCGGTGAGTCCGTCAAGTCCGCCACTGTCGGCGGCCGTACGGCCAAGGACGGCGGTGGCAACCCCAACCCCGGCACCTCGGTGCCCAAGCACGCGGTGACCGGCTACTGGCAGAACTTCAACAACGGCGCGACCGTGCAGAAGCTCGGCGACGTACCCGCGAACTACGACATCATCGCGGTCTCCTTCGCCGACGCCACGACCACACCGGGTGCCGTCACCTTCAACCTGGACACGGCGGGCCTGAACGGCTACACCGTCGACCAGTTCAAGGCCGACATCAAGGCGAAGCAGGCGGCCGGGAAGAACGTCATCATCTCGGTCGGCGGTGAGAAGGGGTCCGTCTCCGTCAACAGCGACGCCTCCGCCACCAACTTCGCCAACTCGGTCTACTCGCTCATCCAGGAGTACGGCTTCAACGGCGTCGACATCGACCTGGAGAACGGCCTCAACTCCACCTACATGACGAAGGCGTTGCGCTCGCTGTCACAGAAGGCGGGCTCCGGCCTCGTCATCACGATGGCGCCGCAGACCATCGACATGCAGTCCACCTCGGGTGAGTACTTCAAGACGGCGCTCGGCACCAAGGACATCCTGACCGTCGTCAACATGCAGTACTACAACAGCGGTTCGATGCTCGGCTGCGACGGCAAGGTCTACTCACAGGGCTCGGTGGACTTCCTCACCGCGCTCGCCTGCATCCAGCTGGAGGGCGGCCTCGACCCGTCCCAGGTCGGCCTCGGCGTCCCCGCCTCCACCAGCAGCGCGGGCAGCGGCTACGTCTCTCCGTCGATCGTGAACGCGGCCCTGGACTGCCTGGCCGTCGGCACCAACTGCGGCACGTTCAAGCCCGCGAAGACCTACCCGGGTCTCCGCGGCGCGATGACCTGGTCGACCAACTGGGACGCCAAGTCGGGCAACGCCTGGTCGAACGCGGTGGCCCCGCACGTACACGGCCTGCCGTAACCACTGTCCGGCTTCAGTGACCAGCAGCGCCGCCGCTCCCCCGGCGGCGCTGCTGCACGTCCGGGTCCGGATCACATCCTTGACCTCTCCTCACCCATCTCCCGGATGAGGAAGGGGAGTTGCCGATCCGGTACGGAGAGAGTCATGTCGTCCACCGGCCCCTCGTGGGACCCTGTTCACCGCACCATGCAGCGACGGGGGGGGAGCGACATGGCGGGGGCACAGCTGGAGGGACTGAGCGAGAACGATCCGGCAGCACTCGGGGCATACCGACTGCTCGGTCGGCTGGCGTCCGGCGGCATGGGGCGGATCTATTTGGCGCGGGCCGCCGACGGGCAGCTCGTGGCGGTCAAGACGCTGCTGGCCGAGGGCGAGGTGAGCGCCATCGACCGGCGCCGGTTCGCCCGCGAGGTGAAGGTGGCGCAACGGATCGACAGCGCGTTCACGGCACGGGTGAGGGAAGCCGACCCGGATGCCGAAATGCCCTGGATGGCCATCGACTACATCGCCGCCCCCTCCCTCTCCGAACTGGTCAGCACCGCAGGGGTGTTACCCGCCTCTGCCGTGCAGTGGCTGGCGGCGGGCACTGCGGAGGCGCTCGTCGCGCTGCACGGCGAGGGCATCGTCCACCGGGACGTGAAGCCGCAGAACATCCTGCTGCCGTTGGCGGGCCCCCGCCTGATCGACTTCGGCATCTCGCACGCCGCCGACATCACCCGGACCAGCCTGACCCTGGGCACGATCGCTTTCACCTCTCCCGAGCAGGCACGCGGCGATGCCTCGACGTCGGCCTCCGATGTGTACTCGCTGGGTGCGACCCTCTTCCACCTGGCGATGAACCGGCCGCCGTACCGAGTGGACGGGGACACACTCGCCCTTCTGGCCCGGGTGCAACGAGGTGAACTGGACCTGACGGGGCTGCCGAAGGAGATCGCGCCGCTCATCCGCCCGTGCCTGGCGGCCGATCCGGCAGAGCGGCCCCGGCCGGCCGACATGCTCAGCTGGTTCAGGAAGTCGCTGGCCGGCCTGCCGGTGTCCAGGAGCGGTAGCCGGTGGCTGCCGCAGCGATGGACCGAGCTGATCGAGGTGTACGAGCGTCAGGGCCGTGATCTGGAGCGGACGGTCCAGGTGGATCCCGGCGCACCCACCGTCGATCAGCGTACGAGCGTGACACCACCTCCGGGTCCGACGCGGGTGTACACGCAGACGCACGACGACGCGGCCCGGGCCGCACGCCAGCAGGAACTGCGGGACCGCGAACGCGAGCGGGCAGCGAGTGAACATGCCCGCGCCGAGGCCGCCCGGCAGGAGAGACGTGCGGCACGTGAGCGAGCCGCACGCATGGCGGCGGAGGAGAAGAAGCGGGCGGAGAGGGAGCAGGCGGAGAAGGAACGGGCCGAACGTGAGCGCGCGCAGGCGCGGGCCCGGGCGTCTTCTTCCGAGGCGTCGTCAGCGCAGTCGTCGGCACGCACACCGCCGCGTCCGCCGCGTACAGCGGCCGGAGCAGCAGCCACCCCGCCCCCCGCTCCCACTCCCACTCCCGCCAAGAAGAAGTCCTCCGACGGCTGGGTGATCATCCCGCTTCTCATCGTCGGACTCTTTCTCTGGAACAGTTGCGAGTCCGACACCGGCAGCAGCGGCAGGACGAGCAGCGGAAGCACAAGCACCAGTACCAGTACCGGCGGCAGCCAGTACACCCCGCCGCCCTCCCCGACCCCTGACGCCAGCGATGTCGCCTTCCGTTCGGTATCAAGCGGCGACTGCATCAACGCTTACGACGACGGCTATGACGCGTGGTCGACCCGGACCCCGGAGACGGTGGACTGCGATGCCGCCAATGCCTACCTCCTGGTGACCTCGGCGTATCGCGGCATCGCCATCACGGACTGTCCGACCGACATCGGCGCGTGGTACTGGTACCACGCGGGATCACAGTCGGCGTTCAGCACCACCCTCTGTGTGTCGCGCCAGTTCCGTAAGGGCGAGTGCTTCGTGGCGAAGGCCGACGGCGACAAGATGACCAAGGCGCGGCTGATGACCGTCTGGGACTGCGGCAAGGACACCGTTCCCAACGGGTACAACAGGATTCTGCAGATCACCGATCTCTACCGGAGCCAGAAGTCGTACGGGAACGGCTTCTGCTCCCAGTCCCGGTACGACCAGGAGCGCTACTGGATCTACACCGTGCACGCCGGAAAGACGGCGCTCTGCACCATGGCGGTCGACTGACCGCGGCATCACGCCATCGGCGACAGCCCGATCGGAATGTCCGGCGGATCCTGTCCGGCAGACCCTAGATCACCAGGCTGAGCAGCGCCGCCACCGCGAACCCCGCCACCGACAGGACCGTCTCCAGGACCGTCCAGGACTTCAGGGTGTCGCGTTCGGAGATGCCGAAGTACTTCGACACCATCCAGAAGCCGCCGTCGTTCACGTGCGAGGCGAAGATCGAGCCGGCCGAGATCGCCATGATGATCAGGGCGAGGTGCGCCTGCGACATGTCCTGGCCCTCGACCAGCGGCACGACGATGCCCGCGGTGGTGACGATCGCGACCGTCGCCGAACCCTGGGCGACGCGCAGGACCACGGAGATCAGCCAGGCCAGCAGGATGACCGGCAGGCCGACGTCGTTGAAGGTGTCGGCGAGTGCGTCCGCGATGCCGCTGGCCTTGAGGACGGCGCCGAAGATGCCGCCCGCGCCAACGACCAGCAGGATGTTGCCGACCGGCTTCAGGGATGACGTGGAGACCGATTCGAGGGACTTGCGGGACCAGCCGCGGCGGATGCCCAGCAGGTAGTACGCGAGCAGCAGCGCGATCGTCAGAGCGACGAAGGGGTTGCCGAAGAACTCGATGACCGATCGGAAGGTGGAGGGGTCCAGCGCGATGGAGGAGAACGTCGCGGCGAGGATCAGCACCAGCGGGGTGCCGATGATCGTGAGTACGGTGGCGAGCCCGACCGGCTCCTCGCGCGGGGTGACCCCGGCGGCCCGCTGTTCGGCGACGACCGCGGCCTTGGCCTCCTCGGCGGCGTCGACCATGTCCTGCGGCACCTCGACGAAGATCCGCTTTCCGATCCAGGCGGCGTAGCCCCAGGCGGCGAGCACGGACGGGATGCCGACGACGGCGCCCATCAGGATGACCCAGCCGAGCGAGACGTGGAAGAGCCCGGCGGCGGCGACCGGTCCCGGGTGCGGCGGCAGGAAGGCGTGGGTCATCGAGAGGCCCGCCAGCAGCGGCATCGCGTAGAGCAGGATCGACTTGCCGGAGCGCTTGGCGGCGGCGTACACGATCGGCGCGAGGACGAAGATACCGACGTCGAAGAAGACCGGGATGCCGAAGATGAGGCCGGTCAGGCCCATGGCGAGCGGGGCGCGCTTCTCACCGAAGAGGTTCAGCAGGCGGGCGCTCAACACCTCGGCGCCGCCGGACACTTCGAGGATCGCGCCGAGCATCGTGCCGAGGCCGATGATGATCGCGACATGGCCGAGGATGCCCCCCATGCCGGATTCGATGACGGAGACGGCGGCGGACTTCTGGACCGTGCCGAAGAGTTCGGTGACGGAGAGACCGGCGCCCAGGCCGACGGCTATGGAGACGGCGAGCAGCGCGACGAACGGTTGCAGCCTGACCTTGATGATCAGGAAGAGGAGGAGCGCGATGCCGAGAGCCGCGACGGTCAGCAGACCGGCGGTGCCGTCGATGAGCAGGAGGAGTCCACCGGTGTGGGGTGGTGTCTCGGCCGGGGGTGGGGTGGCGGCGAGCAGCATGGGTAACTCCGTTGTCGGAGAGGGCTTTTGGGTAGGGGGGAGCGCGGCACGGCGCTCCCGTGGTGCGGGGCGCCGTGCCGTGCGTGGTGATGCGGTGGAGCGGGTGCGGCAAGTGGATCAGCTGGTTCAGCCGAGGACCGCGAGCGCGTCGATCTCGATCAGCAGGCCTTTGGGGAGGCCGACGTAGACCGTCGTACGGGCGGCGGGGGCCGCCTTGAGGTTCTGCTCGCCGAAGTAGGCGTTGTAGATCTCGTTCATCTCGGCGAAGTGGTCCACGTCCGTGAGGTAGACGCGCATCATCATCACGTCGTCCCAGCTCGCGCCGCCCTCCTCCAGGATCGCCTCGACGTTGGCGAAGGTCTGGAGGGTCTGCTCGCGCAGCGTCGGACCGGCGGGGGTCGGGGCCTGGCCCTCGACGGCGGGGAGGAAGCCGACCTGGCCGGCGACCTGGAGGATGTTCCCCTTCTTCACGCCGTGCGAGAACTTCGCGGGCGGCGTGGTGTGGGTGCTCGGGGTGAGGGCGATCTTCTCGGTCATGGCTGTTCAGGCTTTCTTGGGTTGGTTGGTGCCGGAGTACTCCCGGCTGATGGTGTCGGCGGTGCGGCGCACCAGGGGGAGCAGGGTGAGGAGTTCCTCGGCCGTGACGACGACATTGGGTGCGGAGACCGACATCGCGGCGACGACCCGCCCGTCCGCACCCCGGATGGGGGCGCCGATGCAGTTGATGGACTCCTCGTGGCCGCCGAGGTCGGTGGCCCAGCCCTGTTCGCGGACGACAGCGAGTTCCTTGAGGAACGCACCGGCGTTCGGGATCGAACGGGACGTGTACATGGGGTAGTCGAGCTTCTCGGCGATGGCGCGCCGCTCGGGCTCGGTGAGATCGGCGAGAAGCAGTTTCGCGACGGCGGCGACGGTGATCGCGACGGGCTTGCCGATCCGCGAGTACATCCTGACCGGGTAGCGGCTCTCGACCTTGTCGATGTAGAGGACCTCGTGCTCCTCGTACACCGCGAGATGCACGGTGTGGCCGCAGCTCTCGTTGAGTTCGACGAGGTGGGGGTGGGCGATCTCCCGTACGTCGAGGTTCTCGACGGCCTCCTGCGCGAGCGCGAAGAGGCGGGCGCCGAGGCGGTAGCGCTGGTCCTGCTGGCGGTAGACGAGTCCGTGCTCGTGGAGCGTACGGAGCAGGCGCAGCGCGGTGGACTTGTGGACGCCGAGCCGCTCGGCGACCTGCCCGAGGTCGGCGGGCCCCTGGGCGAGCAGCGGCAGGATGCTCAGCGCCCGGTCGACGGTCTGACTCATGCGCGTGCCTCGCTGCCCTCGGCCCGGTCCTCGCCCGGGACGCCCCTCTTGTCTGTTCGCTCGCTGCGCCCGCTCACGTCGTACGTACCTCCTGGTCGTCCCCCGTCCACCCGGGGCCGAGACGCAGTCTCCCCCAGGCCTCGTCGTCCAGTGCGGCAAGGGCGTCGGCGTGAGCGCGGGCCGCAGGGGCGGTGAGGTCGCCGGGGACGGTGAGGACTGCGGCGGCCATGAGGTGGCCGTGCCGGACGCGGTCGCGCACGGGGAGGTCGCGGAGGGTGGCGGAGAGGAACCCGGCGGCGAAGGCGTCACCGGCGCCGACGGGGGCGACGACGTCGACCCGGAGGGCGGGGACGGTGGTGACGTCGTCGGCCTCGCCCGCGTCCGAGAAGACCGCCGCCCCGTCGGATCCGCGCTTCACGACCAGCACGTCCGGCTCCGGCAACGCCGCGCGAATCGCCTCCGCGCCCTTCATCCCCCACGCCTCCTCCGCCTCGTCCTCGCCGACGAAGACCAGGTCGGAGCGGCGGGCCAGGTCCAGGAGCACCTCGGGGGCCGCGTCGGCGTCGCGCCACAGGCCCGGCCGGTGGTTGACGTCGAAGGAGATCAGCGGGCGTCCGGGCCGGGGGGCGGTCAGGTCGCGGAGCAGAGCCAGGCAGTCGACGGAGAGCGCCGCCGTGATGCCGGACAGATGCAGGACGCGGCCCGCGAACAGCGCCTCGTACGGGACGTTGTCCGGGGACATCGCGGAGGCGGCGGACCCGGCCCGGTAGTACGCGACCTCGTGCACATCGGTGGCCCGGTCCGTCGCCGTCCGGAAGTAGATCCCGGTGGGCCGCGCCGGATCGCGCTGCACGGCGGAGGTGTCGACCCCGTAGCCGGCGACCGCCTCGACGAGATGGTCCCCGAACCCGTCCGCACCGACCCTGCTGACCCAGGCCGCCCGGTGCCCGGCGGCGGCGAGCGCGCAGGCGACATTGGACTCGGCGCCGCCGATACCGCGGCCGAAGGAGGGTACGTCGGCGAGGCGTCCGGGCTGCGAGGGCAGGAACGTCACCATGGACTCGCCGAGGCACACGACTTCGGCGGCCGTGGCGGCGTCGGCGGTCCTGGCCTGGGTTCCGGACACTCGGGGCTCCTCGCGGGGTCGGCTGGTTCGGTGATGCGGCGGATGTGGCGGGTGCGTCGGGGCAGTGGTTCGGGGCGGTGCGGCGCCGGCTGTCGGCTCTCGCCATTGACCCGGCGTCGGCTCGGATGTTAGACAGCGTTAAGCGATATGCGCAATGGGTGTTGCACATGCTGCAACTGACTTCGATCGAGGAGGCCCCCTTGGCCGCCGACCGTCCTGTGGCCGGACTTGCCGACGAGCTGGTCGACCACCGTTTCAAGGCGCTCCCGCCTGACGCGGAGGGCCTGACCGTCGGCGCCCTCGCCGCCGAGCGACGCAATCTCTTCACGGGCGGTTTCACCACCCCGGTGCTCGCCCTGTCCGCCGAGTCGGTCGAGCACAATCTCGCCCTTCTGGAGACGTACGCGGAGCGCCACGGGCTCGCCTTCGCCCCGCACGGCAAGACCTCCATGTCCCCGCAGCTCTTCGCCCGCCAGCTGGAGCACGGCGCCTGGGGCATCACCGCGGCCGTGCCGCACCAGGCGCGGGTCTACCGGGCGTACGGAATCCGGCGGATCTTCCTGGCCAACGAGCTCGTCGACGCCGTGGCCCTGCGCTGGCTCGCCGGTGAGCTGGACTCCGACCCGGACTTCCGCTTCATCTGTTACGTCGACTCGGTGCGCGGCGTGGAGCTGATGGACCAGGCGCTGCGGGCGGCGGGCGCCTCCCGCCCCGTGGACGTCGTCGTGGAGCTGGGCGCGGGCGAGGGCGCGCGTACCGGTGTCCGTACCGAGGCCGAGTGTGTGGCGGTCGCCGACGCGGTGGCCGCGACCTCGACGCTGCGTCTGGTGGGCGTGGCCGGTTACGAGGGCGAGGTGCCCGACGCGTCCGGCGAGCGGGTACGGGAGTGGCTGCGCCGGCTCGTCGCGCTGGCCGTCGCCTTCGACCGCGCGGGCCGGTTCGCGGCGTCGGCGGCCGACGAGGGGATTGTGATCAGCGCGGGCGGCAGTGCGTGGTTCGACGCGGTGGCGGACGTGTTCACCCGGATCCCGGAACTCTCCGGTCCGGTGCTCAAGCTGCTGCGCTCCGGGGCGTACGTCTCGCACGACGACGGCCACTACCGCCACCTCACCCCGTTCAACCGCGTCCCGGAGGAAGGGGCCCTGCAGCCCGCCTTCCGGCTCTGGGGCCAGGTTGTCTCCCGGCCCTCCCCCGAGCAGGCGTTCCTCAACGCGGGCAAGCGGGACGCGGCGTACGACCTCGACCTCCCGCAGGCACAGGTCGTCCGGTCCGGCCGCGACGGCACGGTCCGGCCCGCGACGGGTGTCGCGGTCAGCGGCCTGTCGGACCAGCACACATGGGTGCGTACGGAGCCGGGCGCGGAGCTGGAGGTGGGCGACTGGGTGGGG
This region includes:
- a CDS encoding sugar kinase, which produces MSGTQARTADAATAAEVVCLGESMVTFLPSQPGRLADVPSFGRGIGGAESNVACALAAAGHRAAWVSRVGADGFGDHLVEAVAGYGVDTSAVQRDPARPTGIYFRTATDRATDVHEVAYYRAGSAASAMSPDNVPYEALFAGRVLHLSGITAALSVDCLALLRDLTAPRPGRPLISFDVNHRPGLWRDADAAPEVLLDLARRSDLVFVGEDEAEEAWGMKGAEAIRAALPEPDVLVVKRGSDGAAVFSDAGEADDVTTVPALRVDVVAPVGAGDAFAAGFLSATLRDLPVRDRVRHGHLMAAAVLTVPGDLTAPAARAHADALAALDDEAWGRLRLGPGWTGDDQEVRTT
- a CDS encoding RidA family protein — encoded protein: MTEKIALTPSTHTTPPAKFSHGVKKGNILQVAGQVGFLPAVEGQAPTPAGPTLREQTLQTFANVEAILEEGGASWDDVMMMRVYLTDVDHFAEMNEIYNAYFGEQNLKAAPAARTTVYVGLPKGLLIEIDALAVLG
- a CDS encoding IclR family transcriptional regulator, producing the protein MSQTVDRALSILPLLAQGPADLGQVAERLGVHKSTALRLLRTLHEHGLVYRQQDQRYRLGARLFALAQEAVENLDVREIAHPHLVELNESCGHTVHLAVYEEHEVLYIDKVESRYPVRMYSRIGKPVAITVAAVAKLLLADLTEPERRAIAEKLDYPMYTSRSIPNAGAFLKELAVVREQGWATDLGGHEESINCIGAPIRGADGRVVAAMSVSAPNVVVTAEELLTLLPLVRRTADTISREYSGTNQPKKA
- a CDS encoding amino acid deaminase, with amino-acid sequence MLQLTSIEEAPLAADRPVAGLADELVDHRFKALPPDAEGLTVGALAAERRNLFTGGFTTPVLALSAESVEHNLALLETYAERHGLAFAPHGKTSMSPQLFARQLEHGAWGITAAVPHQARVYRAYGIRRIFLANELVDAVALRWLAGELDSDPDFRFICYVDSVRGVELMDQALRAAGASRPVDVVVELGAGEGARTGVRTEAECVAVADAVAATSTLRLVGVAGYEGEVPDASGERVREWLRRLVALAVAFDRAGRFAASAADEGIVISAGGSAWFDAVADVFTRIPELSGPVLKLLRSGAYVSHDDGHYRHLTPFNRVPEEGALQPAFRLWGQVVSRPSPEQAFLNAGKRDAAYDLDLPQAQVVRSGRDGTVRPATGVAVSGLSDQHTWVRTEPGAELEVGDWVGMGLSHPCTSFDKWQLIPLVEADGTVTDYIRTFF
- a CDS encoding GntP family permease, with the translated sequence MLLAATPPPAETPPHTGGLLLLIDGTAGLLTVAALGIALLLFLIIKVRLQPFVALLAVSIAVGLGAGLSVTELFGTVQKSAAVSVIESGMGGILGHVAIIIGLGTMLGAILEVSGGAEVLSARLLNLFGEKRAPLAMGLTGLIFGIPVFFDVGIFVLAPIVYAAAKRSGKSILLYAMPLLAGLSMTHAFLPPHPGPVAAAGLFHVSLGWVILMGAVVGIPSVLAAWGYAAWIGKRIFVEVPQDMVDAAEEAKAAVVAEQRAAGVTPREEPVGLATVLTIIGTPLVLILAATFSSIALDPSTFRSVIEFFGNPFVALTIALLLAYYLLGIRRGWSRKSLESVSTSSLKPVGNILLVVGAGGIFGAVLKASGIADALADTFNDVGLPVILLAWLISVVLRVAQGSATVAIVTTAGIVVPLVEGQDMSQAHLALIIMAISAGSIFASHVNDGGFWMVSKYFGISERDTLKSWTVLETVLSVAGFAVAALLSLVI